In the Cryptomeria japonica unplaced genomic scaffold, Sugi_1.0 HiC_scaffold_84, whole genome shotgun sequence genome, one interval contains:
- the LOC131058056 gene encoding putative germin-like protein 2-2, whose translation MAGDPDPLQDFCVADEESNVLVNGFVCKDPMQVSANDFFFRGLGQAGNTDNDVGSNVTMANVKQIPGLNTFGISLVRIDYAVGGINPPHTHPRATEVLVLLEGQLLVGFIDTSNKFLSKTLEKGDVFVFPKALVHFQQNVGHENAVAIAGLSSQFPGVQTIANSLFAANPPLPDSVLSKAFRITQELVNYIQKKFAY comes from the exons ATGGCAGGGGATCCGGATCCCTTGCAAGATTTCTGCGTTGCAGATGAGGAAAGCAACG TTTTGGTGAACGGGTTCGTTTGCAAAGACCCAATGCAAGTTTCAGCAAACGATTTCTTCTTCCGGGGACTTGGGCAGGCAGGGAACACCGACAATGATGTGGGCTCCAACGTAACGATGGCGAACGTTAAACAGATACCAGGCCTCAATACGTTTGGAATATCGTTGGTCCGCATCGACTACGCAgtgggtggaataaatcctcctcacacacacccaagagccaccgaagttcttgttttactggaaggccagcttcttgtgggtttcattgacacCAGCAACAAATTTCTCAGCAAAACTttggagaagggagatgtgtttgtgtttccaaaggcacttgttcatttccagcagaatgtggggCATGAAAATGCAGTGGCCATAGCTGGATTGAGCAGCCAGTTTCCCGGAGTTCAGACAATCGCCAATTCTCTGTTTGCGGCGAATCCCCCTCTCCCCGATTCCGTTTTGAGCAAGGCCTTCCGCATCACCCAGGAACTGGTgaattacattcaaaagaaattcgcatactaa
- the LOC131058057 gene encoding putative germin-like protein 2-2: protein MAGDPDPLQDFCVADEESNVLVNGFVCKDPMQVSANDFFFRGLGQAGNTDNDVGSNVTMANVKQIPGLNTFGISLVRIDYAVGGINPPHTHPRATEVLVLLEGQLLVGFIDTSNKFFSKTLEKGDVFVFPKALVHFQQNVGHENAVAIAGLSSQFPGVQTIANSLFAANPPLPDSVLSKAFRITQELVNYIQKKFAY from the exons ATGGCAGGGGATCCGGATCCCTTGCAAGATTTCTGCGTTGCAGATGAGGAAAGCAACG TTTTGGTGAACGGGTTCGTTTGCAAAGACCCAATGCAAGTTTCAGCAAACGATTTCTTCTTCCGGGGACTTGGGCAGGCAGGGAACACCGACAATGATGTGGGCTCCAACGTAACGATGGCGAACGTTAAACAGATACCAGGCCTCAATACGTTTGGAATATCGTTGGTCCGCATCGACTACGCAgtgggtggaataaatcctcctcacacacacccaagagccaccgaagttcttgttttactggaaggccagcttcttgtgggtttcattgacacCAGCAACAAATTTTTCAGCAAAACTttggagaagggagatgtgtttgtgtttccaaaggcacttgttcatttccagcagaatgtggggCATGAAAATGCAGTGGCCATAGCTGGATTGAGCAGCCAGTTTCCCGGAGTTCAGACAATCGCCAATTCTCTGTTTGCGGCGAATCCCCCTCTCCCCGATTCCGTTTTGAGCAAGGCCTTCCGCATCACCCAGGAACTGGTgaattacattcaaaagaaattcgcatactaa